Part of the Deltaproteobacteria bacterium genome, TAATTGACAGATCGAAGTATCCAGACAAAGATGGTAGAAATTGGCTTGGTCATGAGACAACGTCGGGAGCTGCAAAGGTCGATGAACTTCTCATGGATGGAGAATATAAAGATAAGCTAATTGCTATTGACCTTGGGTACACTATATACAAAGGTTACCCAAACCACAAACCGCACTTACGCGAAGCGCATGGGTTAAAAGTGGTTCGAGACACAACAGGGAAATATTTGTTTGACCGTGCAGATTTGGGGATGAGTTAAACATAACGCGCTACATAACTCCACCCTACCGGATTGTGAGAAAAAATCAACCTGATTGGATGCTCAAATTTCGGAAGATTTGAAGCGGGAAATAGCATCATGGTGAACAAGCTGGGAATTTTTCATGATTATCATGAATTCGCTTCAATAGATTATCTGTACAATCTGTAATGATTTATGAAATTTAGAATTGGGAGGATAAAAGATGGGTGATGGAAGAAAAGAAGATTACTTTAAGAGAACTCAAGATATGTTAAAGGGTTTAATTCCGGCGATCGTAGATGGTCAATCTTGGCTCGATCACAAAGGTGAACAGGCTTGGCGAATAGATGAAATGATATTAGCTGGCAAATATACCATTAAGGATATTGCCAGGGTGATCTATGATATACAGCCTTCTGATCGAATTAAGCCACTCAAAATCATGATACAAAGAGTGAATAAACACAAAGATCATCTTACGGATAAGTTTAATGTGAATATGGCACCTCACCGCTTTCAGGTTAAGGTAGGGCCCGATGGTATTGTAAGGTTTGACTTTACCGCAATGAAACTTTCTATCGATAATCAATCGGCTCTCCAAGAAAAAAATAAAGATATTCAGCAACATAGTGGCTATCTGCCCAACCGTAGCGATTTCAAGAAAGCCTACAAGTCGATTGTAGGAGAAATGGGCAAAAAGGGCGCCATTGATGACGTACTGGATCAAATGCAGCGTGATGCCGAAAAGGATGGAAAAACAATGAAGCCAAACTGGCGCATGATTACGGAAGCTAATATCAGAATATGGGAGAGCGATGAGGATGACAAAAAATGACCAAAATGAAAGTTGATTGGACCAAGAGAACTGTGAAAATGTGGGGGACTATGGAGCATATCTATGACTATTTTGAGGAAAAGGACTATTTCTTTTCTCGGGAAATCCTTACCCGCTACTTCCTCTCTCTGAAAACAAAGCCTTTTGTCATCCTCACTGGGATTTCCGGAACAGGAAAAACGAAGATCGCGCAGGTCTTTGCTGAATATATGTGCCAGGATGAGAAAACACAGGAGGAACGGGAAAGTCGTATCGCCTTTGTGCCGGTCAGACCTGACTGGATGGACAACAAAGGACTCCTGGGCTACTACAACCTCCTCGATGAAAAATATTATGCGACACCGGTACTACGCCTGCTTCTGGAAGCGGAAGAACATCCCGAGAAGCCCTATTTCGTCATCCTCGACGAGATGAACCTAGCCAAGGTGGAGCAGTATTTTTCGGATTTTCTCAGTATTATGGAGAGCCGTACCCCTGGCAATCCCAAGGGCGAAGCGATCCCTCTGCACGCCCTGAATAAACCCGCGCAGACACTCGATGGCCTGAATATTCCTCCAAAAATCCACGTCCCACCGAATGTCTATTTCACGGGAACTGTCAACGTGGATGAATCTACCTACATGTTCAGCCCAAAGGTTCTGGATCGGGCAAACGTTATCGAATTCAACGAGGTGAACCTGGATAACTACGCAAAAGGGATTATCCCGTCGGACCACTTTGCCCTTAAGGACCCGGATGTGAGACAGCGCCTGCTACCTGCTGACGGCGACAGCCCTTTCTGTACAAAGAAGGATTTTATTGAGGCCATGAAAGTTGATGCAGACGTCGGCGATTATCTCAACGAACTTCTGGACATTCTGCGTCCCTTCAACCTTCACTTCGGCTACCGCGTTATCAACGAGATCAGCCGCTACATTTGCTATGCTTTAGATGCTGTTGACAAATTCGACCTCAATACCGTCATGGACATACAGATCCTCCAGAAGATCCTCCCAAAATTCCACGGTGCCCAAGCAAGGATGGGGGAGCCCTTGTCGCGGCTGTTTGCGTCCTGTTGCAATGACGAAGATGAAGGCGCACTTGCTGATGACTATCTCCGTAAAGCGGCTGAGTATAACGAAACCCCTCCCTGTCCCCGGTCGGCCCGGAAGCTGGCCCGGATGATCCTGAACCTGAAGAGTCAGGGATATACAAGCTTCATCGAGTAAGTAAATATGTCTATCCTGCGCTACACCCCTGAAATCCGCATGGCCATCGCTGATGAGCCCATGTTTCCTGCCGCTGTGGAAGAGGTTGCTGCGTGCAGCAGCATTGACGACGCACTGACTCTTCAGGACTGGAAAACCTATTTTGTCAAGTTCTACACGGAAGAAGTACCCGCCTTCTTCCCCGCTCCCGAACAGTATTACAACTATCGTCGATTTCCCGGCCAGCTCTTCGAGATTGGCTTCCGAAACGCAGCGGGCCTGACACGCATCGGTCCCGTTCCCGTTCGTGTGCAAAGCAGAAAGATCCCGGAGGCCCTCTATCAGGAAATGCTCGATTATATCGCCGATCAGTATGCCAACCTGGCCTTCAGTTTCGATACGCTCACGGGCCAGCACTACGGGAAGCCACAGGCGGGCCGGGACATTGCCTACATCGAATACCTGTTTCTCAAGAAATACCTTCTCGATGCTTCACCAAACCTGGACGGCATCGCCGCCCTGATCCTTGCCGACCCCCACCGGCGGTTGCACCGGGAATTTCGTCGCTGCGATATCAGCGCCGTGACATCACCCCATCCGGCCATGTTGATGTCTCTGTTGACGTCACCTGAGCGGATGACCATCCTCAAATCAGGACATCCTCTGCTGGCGGCGGGTCTAGGGCGTTCCCTGTTAAGCAGAACCGGCCGCGGGCTTTATCCCGCCGAGGCCATCGAAGAGTACAAGTATCATTCGGTGGACACCAACGAAAACCGCTTTGTAAAATATCTGCTGGAAACCATTCAGCGGCGCCTGGATGGTCTGAAGAAGGCCCTGACAGGAAAGGGTGGCGGATACCTGAACCCGGAGATTGAAGGACGCATCGGGGAAATGGCCAAGAATATCCGGCGATTTCTGGCCGATCCACTCTGGAACGATGTGGGCAGCCTCCATTTCCCACCTCTCCAGTCTCAGGTCTTACAGAGGCGGGATGGCTACCGGCAAATCTTTCAACTCTATTGTCTCCTCCAGCTCGCATCCCGTTGCGCCTTTGACGAAGAGGATTTCCGAAACTTGCTCGAAACGAAAGACACCCCAACACTTTTCGAATACTGGTCATTTTTTGTCGTCAAGGAGATCATGGACAGCCTCCTCAAGAGAACCTCCTGCGGCGTCATCGTCAATGACCACCCCATGGAACAGACAGTCACCCAGGGGATCTGCATCCACTATGAAGAAGGCGTGTCTCTCTGGTTCAACAGGAGTTTCGGCGGGTCGAGAGGCTGGCGCACAGGAGAAGGCACAGGAGCGGAGGATGATAGAGAAGCGGGGATGGAAGAAGATTATTCTGCTAACGACGCATCCACCGGTGAAAGTTATTCCCATACTTTACGCCCCGATATGGTCATTTCCAAGGGTGAAACACTCCTTATCTTTGACGCCAAATTCAAGGAAAAAAGTGGTGGTTTTTACTGTGAAGATGAATCCGGCGCGATTACCAAATGGAAAGAGGAAGACATAAACAAGATGCACGCCTACCGGGAGGCGATCCGCCATGCCGCGGGGGCCTATATAATCTATCCTGGGGAAACCGGCATTGTCTATAAG contains:
- a CDS encoding DUF2357 domain-containing protein, translating into MSILRYTPEIRMAIADEPMFPAAVEEVAACSSIDDALTLQDWKTYFVKFYTEEVPAFFPAPEQYYNYRRFPGQLFEIGFRNAAGLTRIGPVPVRVQSRKIPEALYQEMLDYIADQYANLAFSFDTLTGQHYGKPQAGRDIAYIEYLFLKKYLLDASPNLDGIAALILADPHRRLHREFRRCDISAVTSPHPAMLMSLLTSPERMTILKSGHPLLAAGLGRSLLSRTGRGLYPAEAIEEYKYHSVDTNENRFVKYLLETIQRRLDGLKKALTGKGGGYLNPEIEGRIGEMAKNIRRFLADPLWNDVGSLHFPPLQSQVLQRRDGYRQIFQLYCLLQLASRCAFDEEDFRNLLETKDTPTLFEYWSFFVVKEIMDSLLKRTSCGVIVNDHPMEQTVTQGICIHYEEGVSLWFNRSFGGSRGWRTGEGTGAEDDREAGMEEDYSANDASTGESYSHTLRPDMVISKGETLLIFDAKFKEKSGGFYCEDESGAITKWKEEDINKMHAYREAIRHAAGAYIIYPGETGIVYKAHDAVKPFEGVGAFPLKPETGAKPNKQHRHKIRSAIVDFIEKDR